One window from the genome of Dioscorea cayenensis subsp. rotundata cultivar TDr96_F1 chromosome 3, TDr96_F1_v2_PseudoChromosome.rev07_lg8_w22 25.fasta, whole genome shotgun sequence encodes:
- the LOC120282217 gene encoding disease resistance protein RPP8-like, which produces MAEAAVGFVAGKLGNLLSQEAINLYGVRGEMEWLQRELGRMQCFLKDADAKKNKGDDERVKHWVTEMRDLAFDAEDAIDTFMYYKLRRKHPGSMGFMKRFVFIFHELVSRHKVHVDVEGIKTKLQELSRSREVYGISNIGETIGITSQSRSQNVIPILPQLSDDIDMVGFDDEKKKIVHELVDINNANRSVISIVGMGGLGKTTLAKSIYNDLEIKRSFDIFAWVIISQQYTILEILKEILSKKSETSPEDTIQTLSIKVIEKLKKGKYLVVLDDVWKEDAWTEFLKVFPDVNNGSRVIITTRFTNVAKIANPTTKPHELRCLDEKESQELFLRKVFRRQDIETCCPINLVECAHQLVERCGGLPLALVVLGGLLSTKPQTKDAWKKVIENMKGPFVEGGEKCLEILSLSYNDLPYYLKSCFLFFGCFKEDEEIPAKTIIRLWSAEDFLPKKNGKTMEEFGFNYMEELAQRCLIQVTKERYDDSAKYCRIHDLLRDMCILEAKENRFLEIYQNDTADCAARRLIIFNEIETLNYSNSKLRGLFYSHGDIFNPPDFKALNGQLGRFKLLRVLCLRVKGISKFPSEIKSLIHLRYLHTTNIKKVPSWIGHLCNLQTFILHCLDFEKISDSLWTIGNLRHVQLPRSLADPNMGNNVPKNLQTLEGVNAGSWIGNALPKLTNLCELSINKVSNDQADALSSSLHKLGRLASFSIRGIEIPTDIITAFSNQHCLKKLDLCGSLNPKQLPHNDVFPQQLVELYLEHSKLEQDPMATLGKLPCLKYLQLGCDAYIGKQMICSATGFPQLLSLEFSCLNELEEWKIEEKAMSCLKSLWISRCGRLKMIPEGLKECAT; this is translated from the exons ATGGCTGAGGCTGCAGTGGGTTTTGTAGCTGGGAAACTTGGTAACCTGTTATCTCAAGAAGCCATAAATTTGTATGGAGTAAGAGGCGAAATGGAGTGGTTGCAACGAGAACTGGGGAGAATGCAGTGCTTCTTAAAAGATGCAGATGCAAAGAAGAACAAGGGTGATGATGAAAGGGTCAAGCACTGGGTCACAGAGATGAGAGACCTTGCTTTTGATGCTGAGGACGCTATTGACACTTTCATGTATTACAAGCTCCGAAGAAAACATCCTGGTAGCATGGGTTTCATGAAGAG gtttgtatttatatttcatGAATTGGTGAGTAGACACAAGGTTCATGTGGATGTTGAAGGGATAAAAACTAAGTTGCAGGAGCTATCTCGAAGTAGAGAAGTATATGGCATTTCTAATATAGGTGAAACAATTGGCATAACTAGTCAGTCTAGAAGTCAAAATGTGATCCCTATATTGCCCCAACTGAGTGATGACATTGATATGGTTGGctttgatgatgagaagaaaaagattgtGCATGAGTTGGTTGACATAAACAACGCAAATCGGTCAGTGATCTCTATTGTGGGTATGGGTGGTCTGGGAAAGACCACACTTGCTAAATCTATTTATAATGATCTTGAAATCAAGAGAAGTTTTGATATATTTGCATGGGTAATCATATCTCAACAATATACCATCCTTGAgattttgaaggaaatcttgtCAAAAAAGTCAGAAACTTCACCAGAAGATACAATCCAAACCCTCTCAATAAAagttattgaaaaattaaagaaaggcAAGTACTTAGTTgttcttgatgatgtttggaaAGAAGATGCATGGACTGAATTTCTAAAGGTCTTTCCAGATGTTAATAATGGAAGCAGAGTTATTATCACCACTCGCTTCACAAATGTTGCTAAGATTGCAAATCCTACCACCAAACCACATGAATTGCGTTGCTTAGATGAAAAGGAGAGTCAGGAGTTATTTCTTCGCAAGGTATTCCGAAGACAAGATATTGAAACATGTTGCCCGATAAATTTGGTTGAGTGTGCTCATCAACTTGTTGAGAGGTGCGGGGGTCTACCACTAGCACTAGTAGTTCTTGGAGGACTCCTCTCAACCAAACCACAAACCAAAGATGCATGGAAGAAGGTTATCGAGAACATGAAAGGGCCATTTGTGGAAGGTGGAGAAAAGTGTTTAGAAATACTTTCATTGAGTTATAATGATTTGCCATATTACTTGAAAtcgtgttttcttttctttggttgCTTCAAAGAGGATGAGGAAATTCCTgcaaaaacaataattagatTGTGGTCAGCAGAAGAttttttacccaaaaaaaatggtaaaaccATGGAAGAATTTGGATTTAATTATATGGAGGAATTGGCACAACGATGTTTGATCCAAGTTACCAAGGAGAGATATGATGATAGCGCAAAGTATTGTCGAATCCATGATCTTTTGCGTGACATGTGCATTTTAGAAGCCAAAGAGAACAGATTTCTTGAAATTTACCAAAATGACACTGCAGATTGTGCAGCCCGACGATTGATCATATTTAATGAGATTGAGACTCTAAACTATTCTAACTCAAAGTTACGGGGTCTATTCTACAGCCATGGAGATATTTTTAATCCTCCGGATTTCAAAGCTTTGAATGGACAGCTTGGCagatttaaattattaagagTGCTTTGTTTGCGTGTTAAGGGTATCTCAAAATTTCCAAGTgaaatcaaatcattaattcatttaagATATCTCCATACTACCAATATAAAGAAAGTTCCATCATGGATTGGTCATCTCTGCAATCTCCAGACTTTTATTCTACATTGTCTAGATTTTGAAAAGATATCAGATTCACTCTGGACAATTGGCAATCTCAGGCATGTCCAACTACCAAGATCACTGGCTGATCCAAATATGGGAAATAATGTACCAAAGAATTTGCAGACTTTAGAAGGGGTAAATGCTGGATCATGGATAGGGAATGCACTTCCAAAGCTCACAAACCTATGCGAATTAAGCATTAATAAAGTCTCTAATGATCAAGCTGATGCCCTATCTTCATCACTCCATAAATTGGGTCGTCTTGCCTCCTTTTCTATACGTGGAATTGAAATTCCTACGGACATCATTACAGCCTTTTCCAATCAACACTGCCTCAAGAAATTGGATCTCTGTGGAAGTTTGAACCCCAAACAGCTTCCACACAATGATGTATTTCCTCAACAACTAGTGGAACTATATTTGGAACATTCTAAATTGGAGCAAGACCCAATGGCAACACTAGGGAAGCTGCCATGTCTCAAATATCTACAACTCGGGTGTGATGCATATATAGGCAAACAGATGATATGTTCGGCAACAGGTTTCCCTCAACTATTATCCTTGGAGTTTTCGTGTCTTAATGAACTTGAGGAGTGGAAGATAGAGGAGAAGGCAATGTCATGCCTCAAGTCTTTGTGGATCAGCAGATGTGGAAGATTGAAGATGATTCCAGAAGGACTGAAAGAATGTGCCACTTGA
- the LOC120282259 gene encoding dol-P-Man:Man(5)GlcNAc(2)-PP-Dol alpha-1,3-mannosyltransferase-like, with protein sequence MGGRETRKPAVAAVLLLLDVILVSLIIIYVPYTKIDWDACMSQVDGFLGGERDYTKLKGDTEPLVYLSLFFYAYFVIQFVTGRQVYPAHKF encoded by the exons ATGGGCGGTCGGGAAACCCGAAAGCCGGCAGTCGCCGCTGTCCTTCTCCTTCTCGATGTGATCTTGGTCTCTCTGATCATCATCTACGTGCCTT ATACAAAGATAGATTGGGATGCGTGCATGTCTCAG GTGGATGGGTTTCTTGGAGGAGAGAGGGATTATACGAAGCTGAAAGGGGATACAGAGCCTTTGGTTTATCTGTCTCTGTTTTTTTATGCTTATTTTGTCATCCAATTTGTGACTGGTAGGCAGGTATATCCTGCTCAT AAATTTTAA
- the LOC120282244 gene encoding probable disease resistance protein RF9: protein MLQGLFCLGYINHPSDFRAVKGQLARFKLLRVLCVDDISGFPSEIKSLIHLRYLQLFAWSIPSWISHLRDLQTFVLFNFHSLKKIPDSLWTIGNLRHVYLQCTSTAPPPNMGNNVPKNLQTLEGVNAGSWIGNALPRLTNLCELSINEVSNDHADALSSSLQKLGRLASFSIKNDSDDGNEIPLDNIITAFSNQQCLKKLHLEVSLNSKQLPHNDVFPQQLLKLTLYNSKLEQDPMATLEKLPRLKYLLLYNAYTGKQMICSATGFPQLLSLRISCLDDLEEWKIEEKAMSCLKSLDINTCGRLKMIPEGLKNVPLDQLKLLSMPEEFMTRIKENTGED from the coding sequence ATGTTGCAGGGTCTATTTTGCCTTGGATATATTAATCATCCTTCGGATTTCAGAGCTGTGAAAGGACAGCTTGCCAGGTTTAAATTATTAAGAGTGCTTTGTGTGGATGATATCTCAGGCTTTCCTAGTgaaatcaaatcattaattcatttaagATATCTTCAATTGTTTGCTTGGAGTATTCCATCATGGATTAGTCATCTCCGCGATCTCCAgacttttgttctttttaattttcatagtttaaaaaaaataccagaTTCACTCTGGACAATTGGCAATCTCAGGCATGTTTATCTACAATGTACATCAACGGCTCCTCCTCCAAATATGGGCAATAATGTACCAAAGAATTTGCAGACTTTAGAAGGGGTAAATGCTGGATCATGGATAGGGaatgcacttccaaggctcacAAACCTATGCGAATTGAGCATTAATGAAGTCTCTAATGATCATGCCGATGCCCTATCTTCATCACTCCAAAAATTGGGTCGTCTTGCCTCCTTTTCTATAAAGAATGATTCTGATGATGGAAATGAAATTCCTTTGGACAATATCATTACTGCTTTTTCCAATCAACAATGCCTCAAGAAATTGCATCTCGAAGTAAGTTTAAACAGCAAACAGCTTCCACACAATGATGTATTTCCTCAACAACTTTTGAAACTAACGTTGTATAATTCTAAATTGGAGCAAGACCCAATGGCAACACTAGAGAAGCTGCCACGTCTCAAATATCTACTACTCTATAATGCATATACAGGCAAACAGATGATATGTTCGGCAACAGGTTTCCCTCAACTGTTATCCTTGAGAATTTCGTGTCTTGATGATCTTGAGGAGTGGAAGATTGAGGAGAAGGCAATGTCATGCCTCAAGTCTTTGGATATCAACACATGTGGAAGATTGAAGATGATTCCAGAAGGACTGAAGAATGTGCCACTTGATCAATTGAAGTTATTAAGTATGCCTGAAGAATTCATGACTAGGATTAAGGAGAATACAGGAGAAGACTAG